The Desulfallas thermosapovorans DSM 6562 nucleotide sequence TTCCCCCAGACATTCCAATAACCGGTCCAGCATTTGGGAATAGCTTAAATGTTCGGGACCGCCTATTTCAATAACCCGGGCGGTGAGGCCGGGGTTTTCACATACCCGTAGTATACAGCGCACCACATCTTCCACCGCTATGGGCTGAAATAAAGTCTTTCCCCGGCCTGGAACTGGCACAAAGGGCTTGGGAAACATTTGTAGAGACTGGATCATACGGTCAAAGAAATTAAATCCTGCACCGTAAATCACCGATGGCCGTAAAATAGTCCAGTTAAGACCGCTTTGTCTAACCGCCTCTTCACCACGCCACTTGGAATAGACGTACTTATACCGGGAATTATCACAGGCACCCAGGGCGCTGATATGAATAAAGTGTTTTACCCCGGCTTGTCCGGCTGCAATAACCAGGTTCAAGGTGCCTTCCACATTTATATGTTCAAAGGTCTGTTCGTCGTGTTCTCTAATTATAGCCACCAAATGAATGACCTTATCCACACCCTGGCAGGCTTTCTTTACCGATTCCGGATCGTTAATATCCCCCCGGACCAGCTCAACGCCCGCAGGCAAAACCTCACCGGCTTTCTTGGGTGACCGGACCAGACAGCGCACAGTATAACCTTTCTTCAGCAAAGCGCCCACCAAGTGTTTTCCCACCAG carries:
- a CDS encoding SDR family oxidoreductase encodes the protein MKIADIFPQRLIFWGKERMHVILVTGGTGLVGKHLVGALLKKGYTVRCLVRSPKKAGEVLPAGVELVRGDINDPESVKKACQGVDKVIHLVAIIREHDEQTFEHINVEGTLNLVIAAGQAGVKHFIHISALGACDNSRYKYVYSKWRGEEAVRQSGLNWTILRPSVIYGAGFNFFDRMIQSLQMFPKPFVPVPGRGKTLFQPIAVEDVVRCILRVCENPGLTARVIEIGGPEHLSYSQMLDRLLECLGEKRYKLYIPMPLMRLVVPLMGSILRDPPVTPVELKQMDLDNITDIDAVENNFGFRPKALHNGLKYLAGR